In one Pseudodesulfovibrio tunisiensis genomic region, the following are encoded:
- the hflK gene encoding FtsH protease activity modulator HflK, whose translation MNWDWEKLQKQRQGQHSPGGPPNFDDLQQQFEKFKRFKAPGWQFIILILVGLWLLSGIYIVDPDEVGVVKRFGAFDRVTASGPHYHIPYPVESVLTPKVTQIQRVEFGFRSVGSSRLSTFQQGQSREVPEESQMLTGDENIVSVQFIVQYMIKDAKDFLFNVYDPTGTIKHAAEAAMREIIGKNKIDDALTTGKQRIQSETRDLMQFILNNYKTGVQIVAVQMQNVHPPEQVVEAFKDVASAREDKSRFINEAEAYQRDILPKARGEAARIVNEAQAYKGAKVRKAQGDANRFLAVYEEYRKAPSITKKRLYLETMENILSDPAAEKLILSDDALRKSVPYLPLEKLPRAGKTAPAKQ comes from the coding sequence ATGAATTGGGATTGGGAAAAGCTTCAAAAACAGCGTCAGGGTCAGCACTCTCCAGGTGGACCGCCGAATTTCGACGACCTGCAGCAGCAGTTCGAAAAGTTCAAGCGGTTCAAGGCACCGGGGTGGCAATTTATCATACTCATTCTTGTGGGCCTCTGGCTTCTCTCCGGCATCTATATTGTCGATCCGGACGAAGTGGGCGTGGTCAAGCGGTTTGGCGCATTCGACCGCGTCACCGCCTCGGGTCCGCATTACCACATCCCGTATCCGGTGGAAAGCGTACTCACCCCCAAGGTGACGCAAATCCAGCGCGTGGAATTCGGGTTTCGTTCCGTGGGGTCCTCCAGACTTTCCACGTTTCAGCAGGGACAGTCTCGCGAGGTTCCCGAGGAATCCCAGATGCTCACCGGGGATGAAAACATCGTCAGCGTCCAGTTCATTGTTCAGTACATGATCAAGGATGCCAAGGATTTTCTGTTCAACGTTTATGACCCGACCGGGACCATCAAGCATGCGGCCGAGGCCGCCATGCGCGAGATCATAGGCAAGAACAAGATCGACGATGCCCTGACAACGGGCAAGCAGCGCATTCAGAGCGAAACCCGCGACCTGATGCAGTTCATCCTGAACAACTACAAGACCGGCGTGCAGATTGTGGCCGTGCAGATGCAGAACGTGCATCCGCCGGAGCAGGTGGTGGAAGCGTTCAAGGACGTTGCCAGCGCACGCGAGGACAAGAGCCGGTTCATCAACGAGGCCGAAGCCTATCAGCGAGACATTCTGCCCAAGGCTCGAGGCGAGGCTGCGCGCATCGTGAACGAGGCGCAGGCATACAAGGGAGCCAAGGTCCGCAAGGCTCAGGGTGATGCGAACCGTTTTCTGGCCGTGTACGAAGAGTACCGCAAGGCTCCGAGCATCACCAAGAAGCGCCTGTATCTGGAAACCATGGAGAACATCCTGTCCGACCCTGCGGCTGAAAAGCTCATTCTGTCGGATGATGCTCTCAGAAAATCCGTTCCCTACCTGCCTCTGGAAAAATTGCCCAGAGCGGGAAAAACCGCACCGGCAAAGCAGTAG